The window AAGCTCAGTATATTGCTCTCGGACACATCCATAAACCCCAACAAATTCCCGTTGCGGCTCCTACTTATTATTCCGGTTCTTTGATTCAAGTGGACTTTGGCGAAGCTGAGGAAGAAAAAGGATTTTATCTCATTGATGTTGAACCAGGTTCTCCTGCAAAAAAACCGGAGTTTATATCTATCCCCTGTCAAAAACCTTTGCAGATACTCGAATGTGAATTGAGTGATTACGAAGAAAAGCTAGAACCTCTCCGTGATTATTCTGGTTATTTGAAGGTAATTATCAACTTGCAAACACCTCAAATAGGATTAGCTGACAAAATTCGCAAAATTTGTAGTGATCAAGTGCTGCAAATTGAGCCACGTTATCCAGAAGCGGAATCAAGGCGGGAAAAATCTGTAAAACAAGAAGAGTTTGATCCAGTGGAAGAATTTAAGCGCTACTTCCAAGAGGAATTAAACACAACACCTGCTCCCGCCGTTTTAGCAAAGTTTAAAGAACTATATCAAGAAATCAAGGAAACCCAAGATGCGACCACTTGAGCTAACTTTAGAAGGTTTTACCAGTTTTAGGAATCAGGCAAAGATTAATTTTGAGAAACTGGAATTATTTGCTATTACTGGCCCAACTGGTGCCGGTAAATCATCTTTGCTTGATGCGATGACTTTGGCACTATATGGGAAAGTAGCAAGAAAACTCAACCCAAAGAATTGTTGAGTCAGGGAAGTTTAAAATTACAGGTATCATTACGATTTTTGGTAAATCAAACTGAATATCTAGTCTTTCGCTCATGGTCATATCGTACTAAAACACCCCAAGTAACTTTTAAATTAGAAAAGCAGATAAATGGTGATTTTCAACCTTTTGGAGAACAAAAGGAAGCAGAGATTAACGCCATTGTTGAGAAAGTTTTAGGGATGAATTTGAAACTTTTACTAAAGTTATTCTGCTTCCTCAAGGACAATTTGATGAGTTCCTCAAAGGTAAAAGTGCTGATAGACGGAAGATTTTAAGCAGTTTGGTTGGATATGAAAGAATTTTTGAAAATATGTGTTCGCAGGCTGGGACACGAGCTAATATTATTAAAGGTGAATATAACGCAATTCAAGAACAGCTAAAAAATCTAGATTTATCATTAGATATAGAACTGAATTCTCAACGGCGCGATCGCTCTCAGTTTCTAGCAGAAGAACTACCCAGATTACATGAAACAGTTATCAAGACACAAACAGCTTTAGCTGCCGAAAAAGGATTATTGCAACGTCTGAGAGATTTAGCAAATTGGCAACAGCAACTTGAAGAATTAAATAAAGAAACTCCAAAAATAAGTGAATTAAAACAGCAATTAGAACAAGCACGAGTTGGCGATCGCTTATCTGCCACTTGGACATCAGTCAATTCGGCTCGTCATCGATATGACAAGACTCGATCTGATGTTGAGATTGCTGCTAAAGCTTTGGTTGAGAAAGAATCAGCTTTTAAAATTCAAGAAGATAACTTTCAGAAAACACAAGCCTATGAAGCTGAAATTACACCGCAACTAAAAACAGCGAGAAGAAGCTCTTAATGCTGCCAAAATCTATGAAGAACAGCATCGTAAAATTCAGGAAGAAGTAAAACGCTTAGAAAAAATATTAATAGAAAAAAATCAGCTAATAACTGAGGCTGATAAAGCTGTAAAAAAGGCTGAAGCTGAATTAAATCAAAAAATTCAGATATTGACGAGAGCTAATAATGAACTGTCTCAATCTTCTCCTGGTGGTACAAGATTAGAGCAACTTAATCAAGTGACACCACTACTAATTAAATGGCAAGAAATCCAAAAGCAAGTTGAAAGCGATCGCACGAAGTTACAACAAATTACTCAAGAGTTAGACACTGCTGAGTTTAATTATCAATCTGTTATTTAAACTTCCAAAAATCTGAAGCAGAATGCAATCAATCTCGTGTTGCATTAGATACTGCTAGACAAAAAAATTATGCTGCGGCTTTACGTGCATTGCTGCATACGGGTGATGATTGTCTAGTATGCGGTGGAATTTATCCAGAAGCCCACTTATTACCACAACTAGAATCTTCAGGCGATATCAAAACATAGAAAAACGTGATCGCGCTGCTGAACAAAATCGCCAAAAATCTACTGAAGCAAAAACCCAAGCTGAAACCACAAGAGAACATCTGAAGAAACAACAAACTGAGTATCAAAAAATATTAGCAGAAAAAGAAGCTGAACTTGAAGCAGAGACAGAACAAATTGTTGTCATATTAAATACAGATAAATGGGAAGTTAAGGCACTTGAACAAGAACGCCAATCACTACATAAAAGTAATACTAATTATCAGACCTATTTCATACTTAAAGAAAAAGCAGAGGCGGAAATTAAAGCTAGTGAACTCAATTTGAATTTTGTTAAAACTAAGTTGTTAGATACGCAAACTCAACATCAAGACCTAACAACTGAAATAGACCAAAAACAACACAAACTCAGGAAATATTAGATACAATTTCCCAGCTTACTGGTAGTGATTCTTATGAGAATTTATTCCAAAAACTAGAAGAAGATAAACGAGATTTAAAGCATCGCATTCAGCATGAAAATCAGTGCTATCAAACTGCTCGTGATGAATTTCGGCAAGCTCAACAAAGTGATGTAAAGGCAAAGAAGACTTTGATTCAGCTTCTGCTGAAAGGAACGTCTAGAAGCTGAATGGCATACTAGTTTACTATCTGCAAACTTTACAGAGCAAATATTTCAGCAATCTAAAGTACCCCCAGAACTGCAAAAACAATGGCAGCATAAAATTGATGATTACAACACTAATAAAATTCAGTTAGAAACTAATATTAATCGAGAACTGACGCAATTGGTGACAGAACTACAAACGCAGAAATAATTGCCCAGTATGAAAAATCTGTTGCTGATGCTGGAGAACAATATAAACAAGCACAAGATGAATACAACGATTTAAAACTTTTGATTGCTAAAGCTGAGGAACAGCGAGAACAAGTAGAGAAATTGCAAGCACAACTATCTACAAACAACAAGAGCTAGAATATATCAAATTTTGTCCAAAGAGTTGAAATCGGATCGCTTTCAAGACTATATTCTCCAGCATTTTGAACGTGAACTAGTAGAACAAGCAACAGTCTTTTGCTGGAACTTACAGAACAGCGATATGCATTGAAATATGAAAATAAAGAATATAGAGTAGAAGATAACTGGAGTTGTGGTGAAACAAGACGAGTCCAAACCCTATCCGGTGGTGAAACCTTTGCTACTTCTTTATCCCTAGCTTTGGCACTTTCAGAAAAGTTGTCTAGAGGAGCTAAATTAGGTAGTCTGTTTATAGATGAGGGATTTGGAACATTAGATGCTGAAACTCTGCAAAGTGTCTCAAGTATCCTACAATCTTTGGGTCAGCAAGAAAAATTAGTTGGCGTGATCACTCACTCCCGCCTTGGGAGAAGAGTTAGGAACGCAAATCAAAGTAAGAAAATTTCCAGAAGGCCTCGAATTATTATGGCGTAAACTTCAGTTTCAAGCATCGGTAAAAATCTACGTTATGAGATCGCTTCTCCTGTCCAAAACTACCTTGCTAGTCTTCGGTACTTAAAGCACCAATACACCTGGTATCCAGAAGTCAAGATATCTAGATTTATAGATATTTGATATTTAGGTATTTTTTATATTGATATCTAAATATCTAGAGGTTTAGAGTAATATATGTATGCTTGGCTATATCGAATTGGGGGTTTAACCCATGCGAACCTGCTCATGCATCTCACTCTCCGTGGTCAGGGGAAAACAACCACTATCTTCTTTACCTCACTGCTACTAGCACGACTTGGCTTACGAGTGTTGACTATAGACGCAGATTCCACAAGCAAATCTGACTTTTATTTAAATCACGAGGTAGACCCAAACCAGCCCAGCTTATTGAAGTGCTAACTGGCAAGTGACAACAGAAGATGGTATTTACCCTACCACCCATGAAAATCTATTTCTTATCCCAGCGGATAGGGACTGTTTAAGGTTTCAGATTTCCTCAGTAGCAGTGGTACGGGAGCATTTATCCTCAAACTACGCCTCAAATCTGTAGCCATATTTTGATTATGTCCTGATTGACGTGCAACCATCGCGCTCCCAACTGTGCCTAACAGCAGTGGAACGTCTGATTATGTCATCATCCCGTCGAAGCCAACGTTAAGGGAACCAACAGCTTAATTGATACCCTGAGCTTCTTAACAGAACAAGCCAACTTAATGGCATTTACAGGGAGAGTATTAGGGATAGTTCCTTTTCGAGATCGCTGGGTAGGAAACACCCAAACCTTAGAAGGTAGGCAAAATATTGAAGCGATGCGAGAGTTTGCTCTCGACATCCCAATTTTACCTTCTATCCGCGAGTCGGAGAAGTTTAAGAGTGCAATCCGACAAGGCAAGCTGTTGTCAACCTGGGGCAATCCGACCTGCAATATCCGTTGGCAAAATTATTGAGGCGTTAACTCATGAGTGATGCACTAGAGCGATTGAAGCAGCGGAGCCGTCCTTCTGTCAAAAGTCGAGATACTTCGTAGATTCTGGAAGTCCAGATACCTCGATATTAGGAACCAAGAAAGTGCGATACTGAATAACAGAAAATCAGGCTAATGTATCTAAACAGCCGTTGCAAACAAAGCAAAGTACGCTGCGGTTGGAGCAGGGAGTAAGCTCAGCCTACAAGAGGTGTGTCGGGAGAAC is drawn from Nostoc sp. KVJ3 and contains these coding sequences:
- a CDS encoding AAA family ATPase, giving the protein MRPLELTLEGFTSFRNQAKINFEKLELFAITGPTGAGKSSLLDAMTLALYGKVARKLNPKNC
- a CDS encoding SbcC/MukB-like Walker B domain-containing protein, translating into MLELTEQRYALKYENKEYRVEDNWSCGETRRVQTLSGGETFATSLSLALALSEKLSRGAKLGSLFIDEGFGTLDAETLQSVSSILQSLGQQEKLVGVITHSRLGRRVRNANQSKKISRRPRIIMA